ATCTGAGATCTCACGAAGTTTCCGATGGATGAAGAACTCCCAGCGTCAAGAATTGGAGCTTATCATAGAAGAGTTTTTCCCCAGGCTCTTGTTTATCGGCGAGTGCTTGTCATCGGACTCagccaacttgaacgagtttAAAGCCGAGATCTTGAAGCTCATTTTAAGATGCTACAAATTCGTCACTTATTTGGATCTACCCCAAAGTCTACAAACACCGGCCCTGATCATCCAGTGGGGGCAGTTCCACGGCAGCCTTGTGAATATGAAGCTACCTGCGTATGTGTTGAACGCCAGGCTCTCGGAAAACGAAAAGAACCAGTTTCAGCTCTCTAAAGTCCTCAAATGGTCTTTGGCAAACATCAACAGATGTGCAACCCGGTACGTTACTGGTagcaacttcaagtatgaCCAGTTCAAGGCTGTCTACGTCCACGAGTTTCTTCCCTACTTGGTGAGCAACTTGGTGTCGATAGTGGAGATGTGGTGTGCTGGAACTCGGTGGCTCAACCTTTCAGCCCTCTATTACTTGATTGAAATTCTTCGTACCTCTATTagtttgaagaatctcTGGGTtcccatcaagaagatcttgcCTCACTTGGTGCAGTACTTCATGTACCCCATCATTGTTCCCAGTGATGACAAAATCGAGACTTTTGATAATGACCCTCATCAGTACATACTGCTCACCTTCAATGTGTTTTTGGACGACACCAATGCCCCTGATACCGCTgccatcaacttcatcaagacGTTGCTACAGCAGCGGAAGAAGTACTCGTTTGGTATCATCATGTCGTTTATTCATGATGAGCTACTTGCACTTGTTAATATGGAAGAGACCCTCGACCTGGCCAAAAAGAGAGAAGCGATTTTGAGGCTAGTAGGGTCCATCTCGGggaacttgatcaacagcCTGGAAAACAAGTTTTACGACCATATGGAagagtttttgatgaagttggttCTCCCCAACGTCCGAAGTAATtacaagtttttggtggcTCGAACGTTTGAGATTCTTGGGAGTTTCAGTGACTTGGAGTTTAAAAGCGAAGAGAATTTGAATCTCGTCATCTatgaagtgttgaagaattttgGCTTCAACAGTCACCCAATTGAGACCGATTTGGCGGTTGTGTTGGAGAACTCGCTTTGTCTCCAGAGCTATTTGCATATTCCTCAGTTCAAGGAGACGTTGTCGGTGATGGTATTACaggtgatttcaaaattATTGGAGATCAGTAACGAAATAGATAACGACACTATTTCGGTAGTGATACAAGAGTGTGTGGAGACGTTTGGTCAAGAGTTGCAACCATTTGGAAAAGAGTTGGTCGATAAACTCGTGAGGAACTTCATGCGAATTGTGAGCGAACAGGAAGGGGATGAGAAATCAGACGATTACGAAGGGGTCGATTCCAACGATGATAAAGTCATCGCCGGAATTGGGATCCTCAACACTATCGTGACGGTGCTCATATCGTTTGAAGAGAACCGGTACGTTGTGAGAGAGTTGACAGACAAATTGATTCCTATGATCAAATACATTTTGGTTCACCGAAACGAAAACTACTTGAGCGAAACCTGTGAGATCATCGAGAACTTGgtgtacttgaacaaggacGTGCTGCAGGACATGTTTGACGTGTTGCGGTTGATCAACGACCTCATTAATGACGGACTCGGAGTCATGTATTTCGAAGAGATGTTACCCGCTTTGAAGAACTACTTGCTT
The sequence above is drawn from the Yamadazyma tenuis chromosome 3, complete sequence genome and encodes:
- the NMD5 gene encoding Nonsense-mediated mRNA decay protein 5 (EggNog:ENOG503NV4X; COG:U,Y) — encoded protein: MNSSIDDQLILEYFKGTLVSDPHIRRESELQLAKLHRLPGFLESCVKIINSHNGPIEYPVPKETQVACAVYFKNTINRYWGSGEIALADKPFIKSNFPQIMIDSNYNIKQQLLPTLRILIQSELHDWMDLLQTVNALLGDSFNMDSINNEVELNKVYTGMLCLSEISRSFRWMKNSQRQELELIIEEFFPRLLFIGECLSSDSANLNEFKAEILKLILRCYKFVTYLDLPQSLQTPASIIQWGQFHGSLVNMKLPAYVLNARLSENEKNQFQLSKVLKWSLANINRCATRYVTGSNFKYDQFKAVYVHEFLPYLVSNLVSIVEMWCAGTRWLNLSALYYLIEILRTSISLKNLWVPIKKILPHLVQYFMYPIIVPSDDKIETFDNDPHQYISLTFNVFLDDTNAPDTAAINFIKTLLQQRKKYSFGIIMSFIHDELLALVNMEETLDSAKKREAILRLVGSISGNLINSSENKFYDHMEEFLMKLVLPNVRSNYKFLVARTFEILGSFSDLEFKSEENLNLVIYEVLKNFGFNSHPIETDLAVVLENSLCLQSYLHIPQFKETLSVMVLQVISKLLEISNEIDNDTISVVIQECVETFGQELQPFGKELVDKLVRNFMRIVSEQEGDEKSDDYEGVDSNDDKVIAGIGILNTIVTVLISFEENRYVVRELTDKLIPMIKYILVHRNENYLSETCEIIENLVYLNKDVSQDMFDVLRLINDLINDGLGVMYFEEMLPALKNYLLYFEDEQPSPLDTEFIEIFLNVFIHMNENVESLGDSVLNFELIQYFILILKVKSVGYFNVIIGQLIPLFKVFDTPNPDVNLYFRISFLNIIICMLIYDSNFVIINLNEMFIKFFLGHWIQVIPKLTRCYDIKLSILGLISLINNNNLVANPDFATNLVYLLKTLPTAIRDLRKRRKQFIADFKDEFDGSRSTNAEDGDNYGSFGDSGDETEADEDIVNDDHCDFLDFLTQENLKLLSHEENIIEDPLETTPLDHVNLPEILKNFFSLLQTKKNDRYLELFGSIPEQELQGFIKKLIIASM